The genomic DNA TTTATGCTATATAAAAACCAACAAAATCTCAATTTTTAAAATTTGTGCTAAAACACCAAATAAAAAAACAAAAGTAAATTTCCCTATAAACCAAAATTTACTTTAACTTAATAAAAAACAATCGCTTCAAATTCCATCGTATAGTCTTAGAACTTAATATCATTTATCAAAACATCAAGAATAAACAACCCTTACATAAGACAATATGTTAGTACTTACTTAGCAAACTCAAATGAGTTTGCTGTAAGGTCTTGGCAGACGGCCGATATTTTTCTTTGTCTAGGCAAAAGAAAAATATAAAAACTTAGACGAAACCTTATCGCTCGAAAATGATTTTTCATCGGCAAAATGTCTAAGTTTTCATATAAAAAGCCCTTAATGAATATAATTAAGGGATTTTTATATACGGTCGGCGTGTTTGAGTCGTGCACGGACTATATAACAGTAAAATACAGCTTGACAAAAATTAGTTTTTTTAATTTGACTCTATAATATAAATTTCCTTCTCGGTCTTATGTCAGGCTGCAAATTATATTTATAATTTTTCAAGATTTAATCTATATACAGCAAGTTATGTGCGATCCAATTCTAGCCTTATACTATTTTTTACTATTCTTTTATTTCTTATACAAATGACAGATAATGATAAAATCTTAGTCAAAAAATATCTTAAGATATATGCTAAATTTGCATATATAAATCATCATCAGATACCGATAAAATCGTACTAAAAATAATTTAAGTTTTTTGCTTGATTTAAGCAAGATTTCACTACAATCAAATCTTAAATTTAGATTTTCAAGCTATCATTTCGCAAAAATTAAGGAAAATCATGCAACCTATTTTTACGACCCAAATCTCCAAATTTAAAGGCGCACAAAAAAGCGTCGTTGATGATATTTTGGTGCGCGAGATCAAGCTTGAGATCTACATAAACGGCAAGCGTTTCGGCGCGCTCATGGCAACTCCGACCGATCAGGAGGCACTAGCTGCAGGCTACCTAATCAGCGAAAATTTGATCGCGAGCCCTGAGGATATCGAGAGTGTCGAGCTCTCAGACGACACTTTAAGCGTGCGGGTAAAGGCTAAAATCAACAAAAAGCGCCTCGAGCAGTTTGACGAGGAAAAGGTGATAATCAGCGGCTGCGGGCGTAGCTCGACGGCAAACATCGATCCAGAGGCTATGGCGGCGCGCTTGATAAAGGGCGAGGTTAAATTTCACAAAGACGAAATTTTGCGCCAGATGGGGCAGTTTTACACGCAGTGCGAGCTTTACGAGATGACGGGCTGCGTGCACACGGCTAAGCTTTTTGTTAGCGGCGAGCAGTTTTATATCGGCGAGGATATCGCTCAGCACAACACTATAGATAAGGCCGTCGGCAAGGCGGTACTGGCAGGCGCACAGCTGCAAAATTCGTTTTTGATGGTGAGCGGGAGGCTCAGCTCCGAGATGGTGGCAAAAGCCGTCATGCACAGCATCCCAGTGCTCGTCTCGCGTACGGCTCCGACTAGCCTTGGCGTCGTGATAGCGCGTAAATTTAACCTCACGCTGTGCGGCTTTGCTCGCGGCGAAAACATAAATGTATATAGCGGCGCGGAGAGAATCTATGAGTGAGCAAATCCGCGAACTGATAACCAAACTGCTAAATCCAAAGGGCAGGCTAGACTGCGGTGCGGCGTTTAGGATCGCCGCAAAACTAGGTGTAGAGGTCGGTCTGGTTAGCGACGAGGCCGAAAAAATGGGCGTAAAGATCGACAACTGCGAGCTAGGGCAGTTTGGCGGGCTGGAAAACGGACGCGGCAAATACACCGTGATGACGCAGCTAAAGCAAATGACCGACGAAAATGACAGGATCCTGTGCAAAGACGCTAGAGACGCGGCTGCGGGCATGGGGCTAAAGACGATCCGCTCGACGCTAAAAGACTATAAAATCGACGTAAAATACTGCCAGCTGGGGTGTTTTAAGGAGAAGAAAGGAAAAAAGATGAGAGTAAAAACCAAAACTTGGATAGAAAACGACGAGGGCGAGCTTATCTTCGGCAAAGGAAAAACCGAAGTCCTAGACGTCATCGCCGAGGTCGGCTCGATCTCAAAGGCCGCCGAAATCCTAGGCATGAACTATAAAAAATGCTGGAATCATCTGCAAATTTTGCAAAAAAATCTAAAAGAGGAGCTCTTCACCACCAAACAAGGCGGCGGCGAAAACGCCGGCACGACGCTAAACGAGCGCGCACACGAGCTCATAAACGCCTATAGACAGCTACAAAACGACATCGAGGATTTTGCGGATAAGCGCTTTAAGGAGCTGTTTTTGAAAAAAGACGGCGAGAAAAAAGACGCAACCAAAGACGACGCAAACGATAAAAATAAATAAAACCACATCAAATTTAAGGGAGAAAAAATGTACGTAAAACTAAACGATAGGGTCTATCTAAACAAAGACAAGATCACTAGAATAAAGGTAGATAGCGTCCAAGACGGTATCAGGATCCGCTTCTACGAGGGGCAAAATCAAGTCGCTAAAAGCGGACGCTTCGAAACCGAAGCAAAAGCTATCGAGTGGCTAGAGAAAAATTTTATAAACAAATAATAAAATGGTCGTGAGCCTCTGTGGCTCGCGCTTCTGTGCTTTATCAAGTTAAATTTGCCGCTTTGCGGTTAAATTTAACTTGTTCAAATTTAACCTCCAAATTTACTAAATCATTTCCACAGCAAAAGCCCGAAATTTGCGAAAATTTACTATAATTACTGTATCAAATTTAAAGAGTAAAAATGGCAAATTTAGACGAAATTCGAAAAAATATTATCTTAAAGCGTGACGTGCATTATTTTGACTGCACCGCTTCGGGGCTTGCTTATGAGCCCGTAGAGCGCGAGATAGGCGAAATTTTAAAAACCTACGCCAACACCCACTCCGACAGTAGCTCCAACGCCATCATCACGCAGCGGCGCTACGAGGGCGCGAGAGAGAGCCTAAAAAAGCTGCTAGGGCTTGACAAGCGGTTTTATCTCATCGCCTGCGGACAGGGCGCGACGGCCGCTATCAAGAAATTTCAAGAGCTGCTAGGCATCTACCTGCCGCCTGCGACTAGAAGCGCGATCGGCGAGGCAAATTTGCGCGCAGCGCAGCTTCCGCTAGTGCTTGTTTCGCCCTACGAACACCACTCAAACGAGCTTAGCTTTCGCGAGGGGCTTTGCGACTACCTGCGCGTACCGCTTAGCGAATCAGGCGAGATCGATCTGCTAGCACTCGAGCGCATCTTGAAGCTAAATGCGGGACGCCGCATCATCGGCTCGTTTAGCGCCGCCTCAAACGTAACGGGCGTCATCAGCGACTACAAAAAAATCAGCGAGCTAATCAGAGCCGCAGGCGGTATCGTGGCCTTTGACTGCGCGGCGCTGAGCTCTCACGCAAATTTAGACTGCGATTATTTCGACGCGATTTTCCTCTCGCCGCATAAGTTACTCGGCGGAGTCGCAAGTTGCGGGCTTTTGGCGATCAAAAAGGAGCTGCTTAACAGCGATGTGCCGACCTTTGCCGCGGGCGGGACGGTCGCCTACGCCAGCCGCGAAGGGCACGTGTTTTTGAAAAATCCCGAGCAGCTAGAGGAAGGTGGTACGCCGCCTATTATCGGGCTAATGCGAGCAAATTTAGCCTACGCACTGCGAAATGAGGTCGGTTTTGAGAGGATAAAAAGCATCGAGGACGAGCTCGCACGTCTTTTTGAGAGCGAACTAGCGGGCATTGACGAGATTATAAACTACACTCCAAAGGGCGTGCCGCGGCTACCGATAATTTCCTTTAACGTGCGCGGCGTCTCGGCGTATGATTTCGCCGCGAGCCTTAGTAATGACTTCGGTATCCAGACGCGCGCGGGCGTGATGTGCGCGGGCCCGTACGCTCACGATCTGCTGGGTATCAAGGAGGGGCGCATGCCGGAAGTCAAGCCCGGCTTCGTGCGCATGAGCCTGCACTACACGCACACCGAGCAGGACGTGCTCTATTTAGTTGGCGCGATAAAATCCTGTATCAAAAAGCACCGCGAGCTTTGGGGCGAGGAAAAGGCGATGTATGAGATGTTCGGCGGGAAGATTTTCTAAGCAAAAAAATAAAATTTAATATATAAAAATTGGAATTTATACAAATTATATAAACTATTTGGAGTATAAAATGAAGATTCAAATACTAACTAAACGCACTTGCTTTTTGAGAGATGAAAGTTTTTGTATAAGCAAAATAAGCGAGCCGAGAAGTTTTGATGAATTTGACTTTAATATAATAGATTTTAATGATGGTAAGCTCTGGAAATCTGATAAAAGGAAAAGTATATGTTTGGACATTAAAGGATTTGCTAGCTTATTATCAGAAATACTTAAGGAAACTAAAAAAAGTAATACTTTGATAATAATGCCACAAAATATAACAACAGAAGAAATTGGTGGCGATGGCTGGACAATAAGTATTTCCAATATAAAAATATCTAGTATAATCCAATATTTTCCGGATTCTTTATCGCCAATGATACGTAATTTTCCAACTATCAGATATGAAAGAAGTGTAACTAAAATAGATGATTACACATTCTTATCTGATTTTGTTTTTGATGAGTCTATACACAGATCGTTAAAAAAATCAAACGGCGGAAAAAATGTTATATTGGAGATTAATGGCGTATATATAACAACACTAGACATAAAAGACAATAATGCGGCTCGCGCGGTTCTTTATTTTATATTGTCTAAATATCAGAAGTCTGTAGCTCCGGAATGGATAAACAATATAGAGCATTTTAGTAATATAAGTTATTTGAGTGAAAAAGATGAAATATTAAAACAACTTGATGTATTAGAAAAAGAAATATCTAAAAATAATAGATTTAAATCAATCCTATATTCAACAGGAGATGAGCTAGTTGGTGTAGTGAAGGAAATTTTAGTAGATATTTTCAAGCTAAAAGACAGTCATTTTGCAGATGTGAAAAAAGAAGATTTTAGATTCGAATTTGAATATATTAACTTTATGGTAGAGATAAAAGGAATAAATACAAACATCAAAAATAGCAATATAGCACAGTGCAAGAAACATGTAACTGATTTAATAGCCGAAGACGATACCAAGTCTCCTGGCAATGTAAAAGGCCTGCTGATAGTTAACCCTCAACGCGACATAGAACCTAGCAAAAGGGAGCCGATACATGCCAATCAAATAAGCTATGCAAAAAGTGAAGGTATATTAATAATAACGACTTTAGAGTTACTAAAATTATATCAAGCATATACTAAAGACGAGGTGGTTAGTAATAAGTGTTTTGAAATATTTAAAAATAACGTCGGAGAGTTTAAATTTGATTTATAAAAAGGGCGCAAAGTGCACCCGAATCACGCAAATTTAAGCCATAAATTCGACTCAAATTTGCGCGTAAATAAAATTAGTTTTTGCGACTGTTTGCGTCAGGCGTGAAAAGCGGCTTATCTAGCAGTTTAAAGTCACCTATAAATTTCTGACCATCTTCGCTTGTAGCCCATTTTATAAATTTCTCTGCATTTTCGATGTCAGTTTTAGGGCAGTGTTTTGGATTTACTGCGATTAGAGAGTAGAAGTTTTTAAGATCGTTGTCGCCCTCGTTGATGATGACCATCTCAGGATGACCTTTTTGGTTTGCTTCATATTTAATGTAAGTACCACGATCAGTAAATGTAACGCCTTTTTGCTCAGCAGCAGCATTTATCGTAGCTAGCATACCTTGGCCTGTTTGCATATACCAGCCGTCTTTTTCAGGGACTTCACCAGCGATCTTTTTCCAGATGCCTTTTTCTTTATTGTCTGTGCCTGATTTATCGCCACGTGAGAAGAATTTGATACCATCTTTTTTGATAAGCTCAAAGCTCTCTTTTATATCTTTACCTTTAAATTTATCAGCGATTGATTTATCAGCGATAACGACGAAGTCATTATACATTACGGCATTTCTTTTTAAGCCAAAACCTTTTTCTACAAATTCTTTCTCAACTTTTGGTGAGTGAACGAAAAGTATGTCAGCATTGCAGTCTTCGCCAAGCTTTAGTGCAGCGCCTGTGCCAACAGCTGTCCATTTTATATCAACGCCTGTTTTTGCCTTATAAACTGGATAGATCGCGTCAAGCAAGCCAGTGTTATCTGTACTTGTTGTAGTCGCCATGATTAGTTCATTATCAGCGCCAAACGCCAAAACTGCGGCTGCTAGTGAGCCTAAAATAATCTTTTTCATTTTTCTCCTTTAAAAAAATTGTGATATTATAGCACATTTAAAATAATCTTAAGAAATATGCTAGGAAAGAATAATTGGATTTTTTACTTCACGGCTTTGCAGAAGCCTTTAATCTACTTTTAAACGGCAATCTTGAAACATATTCAGCCATCAAGGCTACCCTTTACACATCAAGTGTGTCGATACTTTTTGCCGTTCTTATAGGCTTTCCACTTGGTTTTTCACTTGGATTTTATGACTTTAAGGGCCGCAAAATTTTACGCCTTCTAAGTGACACAGCTCTTGCCATGCCAACGGTTGCGATCGGTCTTATTTTATATGCATTTATCACGAGAAATGGCCCGCTTGGCAGCCTAAATTTACTCTTTACGCTAAAAGCTGTCATGCTAGGTCAGTTTGTGCTAGCCCTTCCTATCATTATCTCGCTTACTGCAAGCGTGGTTGAAAATATGGATAGAAAACACTACCTAACTATCCTAAATTTACGCCTTGCGCCAGCAAAGCTAGTTTTTTGCGTGCTTTA from Campylobacter concisus includes the following:
- the tupA gene encoding tungstate ABC transporter substrate-binding protein TupA, yielding MKKIILGSLAAAVLAFGADNELIMATTTSTDNTGLLDAIYPVYKAKTGVDIKWTAVGTGAALKLGEDCNADILFVHSPKVEKEFVEKGFGLKRNAVMYNDFVVIADKSIADKFKGKDIKESFELIKKDGIKFFSRGDKSGTDNKEKGIWKKIAGEVPEKDGWYMQTGQGMLATINAAAEQKGVTFTDRGTYIKYEANQKGHPEMVIINEGDNDLKNFYSLIAVNPKHCPKTDIENAEKFIKWATSEDGQKFIGDFKLLDKPLFTPDANSRKN
- the fdhD gene encoding formate dehydrogenase accessory sulfurtransferase FdhD, with amino-acid sequence MQPIFTTQISKFKGAQKSVVDDILVREIKLEIYINGKRFGALMATPTDQEALAAGYLISENLIASPEDIESVELSDDTLSVRVKAKINKKRLEQFDEEKVIISGCGRSSTANIDPEAMAARLIKGEVKFHKDEILRQMGQFYTQCELYEMTGCVHTAKLFVSGEQFYIGEDIAQHNTIDKAVGKAVLAGAQLQNSFLMVSGRLSSEMVAKAVMHSIPVLVSRTAPTSLGVVIARKFNLTLCGFARGENINVYSGAERIYE
- a CDS encoding aminotransferase class V-fold PLP-dependent enzyme; this translates as MANLDEIRKNIILKRDVHYFDCTASGLAYEPVEREIGEILKTYANTHSDSSSNAIITQRRYEGARESLKKLLGLDKRFYLIACGQGATAAIKKFQELLGIYLPPATRSAIGEANLRAAQLPLVLVSPYEHHSNELSFREGLCDYLRVPLSESGEIDLLALERILKLNAGRRIIGSFSAASNVTGVISDYKKISELIRAAGGIVAFDCAALSSHANLDCDYFDAIFLSPHKLLGGVASCGLLAIKKELLNSDVPTFAAGGTVAYASREGHVFLKNPEQLEEGGTPPIIGLMRANLAYALRNEVGFERIKSIEDELARLFESELAGIDEIINYTPKGVPRLPIISFNVRGVSAYDFAASLSNDFGIQTRAGVMCAGPYAHDLLGIKEGRMPEVKPGFVRMSLHYTHTEQDVLYLVGAIKSCIKKHRELWGEEKAMYEMFGGKIF
- the tupB gene encoding tungstate ABC transporter permease TupB — encoded protein: MDFLLHGFAEAFNLLLNGNLETYSAIKATLYTSSVSILFAVLIGFPLGFSLGFYDFKGRKILRLLSDTALAMPTVAIGLILYAFITRNGPLGSLNLLFTLKAVMLGQFVLALPIIISLTASVVENMDRKHYLTILNLRLAPAKLVFCVLYELRYALMVVIATAYGRIVAEVGVAMMIGGNIKYFTRTITTAVSLETNKGEFAMGIALALVLIFIAFAVNLAIHALKRLDK
- a CDS encoding winged helix-turn-helix domain-containing protein, yielding MSEQIRELITKLLNPKGRLDCGAAFRIAAKLGVEVGLVSDEAEKMGVKIDNCELGQFGGLENGRGKYTVMTQLKQMTDENDRILCKDARDAAAGMGLKTIRSTLKDYKIDVKYCQLGCFKEKKGKKMRVKTKTWIENDEGELIFGKGKTEVLDVIAEVGSISKAAEILGMNYKKCWNHLQILQKNLKEELFTTKQGGGENAGTTLNERAHELINAYRQLQNDIEDFADKRFKELFLKKDGEKKDATKDDANDKNK